A genomic window from Herbiconiux aconitum includes:
- a CDS encoding carbohydrate ABC transporter permease, with translation MTTLQRPARTPRRTPVSWVRRGGLSNLLFMLPLLVIFGVFSWKPIVEAVVMSLQKTNLVSPATFIGLDNYVKVLSDPQLGQAALNTLYFAFLALLFGYPVPLVVAVLMSEVKRMRGLYSALAYLPVVVPPVVAVLLWKVFYNADPNGPFNTVLGWVGIPPQPWLQSAASAMPSLVLEATWAAAGGTIIIYLAALTSVSPDLYDAAEIDGAGIWKKVWHVTLPQLRGVLLITFILQIIGTAQVFLEPFLFTNGGPANSTSTILLLIYRYAFQNSLGGNYGAATALSVMLAVFLAIFSLIYFRLTKSWSSN, from the coding sequence ATGACCACCCTCCAACGCCCCGCCCGCACCCCGAGACGCACCCCCGTCTCGTGGGTGCGGCGGGGCGGCCTCTCGAACCTCCTGTTCATGCTGCCGCTGCTCGTCATCTTCGGCGTCTTCTCCTGGAAGCCGATCGTCGAAGCAGTGGTGATGAGCCTGCAGAAGACCAACCTGGTGAGCCCGGCCACCTTCATCGGGCTCGACAACTACGTGAAGGTGCTCTCCGATCCGCAGCTCGGGCAGGCGGCACTGAACACCCTCTACTTCGCTTTTCTCGCCCTGCTCTTCGGCTATCCCGTTCCGCTCGTCGTCGCCGTTCTGATGAGCGAGGTGAAACGGATGCGCGGCCTCTACAGCGCGCTCGCCTATCTTCCCGTCGTGGTGCCGCCGGTCGTGGCGGTGCTGCTCTGGAAGGTGTTCTACAACGCCGACCCCAACGGGCCGTTCAACACGGTGCTCGGCTGGGTGGGCATACCGCCTCAGCCATGGCTGCAGAGCGCGGCATCCGCGATGCCCTCACTCGTGCTCGAAGCCACCTGGGCGGCGGCGGGCGGAACGATCATCATCTACCTCGCAGCGCTCACCAGCGTGTCACCGGATCTCTACGACGCCGCCGAGATCGACGGCGCGGGCATCTGGAAGAAGGTCTGGCACGTCACCCTGCCGCAGTTGCGCGGGGTGCTGCTCATCACCTTCATCCTGCAGATCATCGGCACGGCGCAGGTCTTTCTCGAACCGTTCCTGTTCACCAACGGCGGGCCGGCGAACTCGACGTCGACGATCCTCTTGCTGATCTACCGCTACGCCTTCCAGAACTCGCTCGGCGGCAACTACGGGGCGGCGACCGCGTTGAGCGTGATGCTGGCCGTGTTCCTGGCGATCTTCTCGCTCATCTACTTCCGTCTCACCAAGTCTTGGAGCTCCAATTGA
- a CDS encoding ABC transporter substrate-binding protein, with protein sequence MRKMTLRRVALATASTLALGLSLAACASGGGSSAGGSGSADDIQAALEKGGSITYWSWTPSAEAQVAAFEKAYPNVDVNYVNAGTNTDEYTKLQNAITAGSGAPDVAQLEYYAIPQFALSDSLVDLSSYGFADYEKDYSAGPWSSVAFDGKVYGLPQDSGPMAMFYNKTVFDKYGIEVPTTYDEYIAAAEKLHAADPNAYITSDTGDPGFATSMIWQAGGQPFTAKGTDVSINLQDDGSKKWADEWNKLNEGKLLSTTPSWSDEWYKALGDGSIATLLTGAWMPGVLESSVPQASGNWRVAPMPTYDGTPVTAENGGGGQVVLKQSKNQALAAGFLQWLNHDPASIKVFLASGGFPSTTADLESPEFLADAPEYFGGQTINETLVDASKNVPSGWHYLPYQVYANSIFGDTVGQAYVNNSDLNKGLKTWQDQLVAYGNQQGFTVK encoded by the coding sequence ATGCGCAAAATGACTCTGCGCCGCGTGGCACTCGCCACGGCTTCGACCCTGGCGCTCGGCTTGAGCCTGGCTGCCTGCGCCTCGGGCGGCGGCAGCTCGGCCGGTGGCAGCGGCTCGGCCGACGACATCCAGGCCGCGCTCGAAAAGGGCGGCTCGATCACCTACTGGAGCTGGACCCCCTCCGCCGAGGCCCAGGTCGCGGCCTTCGAGAAGGCGTACCCGAACGTCGACGTCAACTACGTCAACGCCGGCACCAACACCGACGAGTACACCAAGCTGCAGAACGCCATCACCGCCGGCTCCGGCGCTCCGGATGTCGCACAGCTGGAGTACTACGCCATCCCGCAGTTCGCCCTCTCCGACTCCCTCGTCGACCTCAGCTCCTACGGCTTCGCCGACTACGAGAAGGACTACAGCGCGGGCCCGTGGAGCTCGGTGGCCTTCGACGGCAAGGTCTACGGCCTGCCCCAGGACTCGGGCCCCATGGCGATGTTCTACAACAAGACGGTCTTCGACAAGTACGGCATCGAGGTGCCCACGACGTACGACGAGTACATCGCGGCCGCCGAGAAGCTGCACGCCGCCGACCCGAACGCGTACATCACCTCCGACACCGGCGACCCCGGCTTCGCCACGAGCATGATCTGGCAGGCCGGCGGCCAGCCGTTCACCGCCAAGGGCACGGATGTCTCGATCAACCTGCAGGACGACGGCTCGAAGAAGTGGGCCGACGAGTGGAACAAGCTGAACGAGGGCAAGCTCCTCTCCACCACTCCCAGCTGGAGCGACGAATGGTACAAGGCACTCGGCGACGGCAGCATCGCGACGCTGCTGACCGGTGCGTGGATGCCCGGCGTGCTCGAGTCGTCGGTGCCGCAGGCATCCGGCAACTGGCGCGTGGCCCCCATGCCCACCTACGACGGCACCCCGGTGACCGCTGAGAACGGTGGTGGCGGCCAGGTCGTGCTGAAGCAGTCGAAGAACCAGGCTCTCGCGGCCGGCTTCCTGCAGTGGCTGAACCACGACCCGGCGTCGATCAAGGTCTTCCTCGCCTCCGGCGGATTCCCCTCGACCACGGCCGACCTGGAGTCGCCCGAGTTCCTCGCCGACGCCCCCGAGTACTTCGGTGGCCAGACCATCAACGAGACCCTCGTCGACGCGTCGAAGAACGTGCCCAGCGGATGGCACTACCTGCCCTACCAGGTGTATGCGAACAGCATCTTCGGCGACACCGTCGGTCAGGCCTACGTGAACAACAGCGATCTGAACAAGGGTCTCAAGACCTGGCAGGACCAGCTGGTGGCCTACGGCAACCAGCAGGGCTTCACCGTCAAGTAA
- a CDS encoding alpha-N-arabinofuranosidase, translating to MYSARLVIDPGTAFARVPRRIFGTFVEHMGRSVYEGIYEPGHASADDAGFRRDVLALVRELGATTVRYPGGNFVSGYRWEDGVGPRESRPVRLDAAWHSTETNQVGLHEFADWADQAGLELMYAVNLGTRGIAEAADVLEYANHPGGTELSERRRANGSDAPFGIRLWCLGNEVDGPWQIGHKTADEYGRIAAESARLMKFIDPDIELVAAGSSNAEMPTFGEWERTVLQHTRGLVDHISVHAYYEESDGDAASFLASGTGLDRYLETVAAIIDEAGAGPGSEHPVGISVDEWNVWYQRRWNEIDKPRVMTGEWPEAPRLIEDAYSVTDAVVVGSLLVSLLRHADRVSMANLAQLVNVIAPIRSEPNGPAWRQSTFFPFQRTAQLAEGRVVDPAAHPDAVVPVHETARYGTAPLLDAVSTVSDDGTIALFVTNRSLTEAASVSVTIAAEGVRIVRAQTLSTPPGGDRHTINDADSQPVGFTDLGEDARIAPAADSDSGVGASVLHLTVPALSWSAIELSSAPETEDDHV from the coding sequence ATGTATTCCGCCCGACTCGTGATCGACCCCGGCACCGCGTTCGCCCGTGTTCCGCGGCGGATCTTCGGCACCTTCGTGGAGCACATGGGCCGCAGCGTCTACGAAGGCATCTACGAGCCCGGGCACGCATCCGCAGACGACGCCGGCTTCCGTCGCGACGTGCTCGCGCTGGTGCGCGAACTCGGCGCCACGACCGTGCGCTACCCCGGCGGCAACTTCGTCTCGGGCTACCGCTGGGAAGACGGCGTCGGCCCCCGCGAGTCCCGGCCCGTGCGGCTCGACGCCGCCTGGCACAGCACCGAGACCAACCAGGTGGGCTTGCACGAGTTCGCCGACTGGGCCGACCAGGCCGGGCTCGAACTGATGTACGCCGTGAACCTCGGCACCCGCGGCATCGCGGAGGCGGCCGACGTGCTCGAGTACGCGAACCACCCGGGCGGCACGGAGCTCTCCGAGCGCCGGCGGGCGAACGGCAGCGACGCGCCCTTCGGCATCCGGCTCTGGTGCCTCGGCAACGAGGTCGACGGGCCGTGGCAGATCGGCCACAAGACCGCCGACGAGTACGGCCGCATCGCGGCCGAGAGTGCGCGGCTGATGAAGTTCATCGACCCCGACATCGAACTCGTGGCCGCCGGTTCGTCGAACGCCGAGATGCCGACCTTCGGCGAGTGGGAGCGCACCGTGCTCCAGCACACCAGAGGGCTCGTCGACCACATCTCGGTGCACGCCTACTACGAGGAGTCCGACGGCGACGCCGCGAGCTTCCTCGCCTCCGGCACCGGCCTCGACCGCTACCTCGAGACCGTCGCCGCGATCATCGACGAGGCGGGTGCGGGGCCGGGCTCCGAGCATCCGGTGGGCATCAGCGTCGACGAATGGAACGTCTGGTACCAGCGGCGCTGGAACGAGATCGACAAGCCCCGCGTGATGACCGGTGAGTGGCCCGAGGCCCCGCGCCTCATCGAAGACGCCTACTCGGTGACGGATGCGGTGGTCGTCGGCTCGCTGCTGGTCTCGTTGCTGCGGCACGCCGACCGCGTGTCGATGGCCAACCTCGCGCAGCTCGTGAACGTGATCGCCCCGATCCGCAGCGAGCCGAACGGCCCCGCCTGGCGCCAGAGCACCTTCTTCCCGTTCCAGCGCACCGCGCAGCTGGCCGAGGGTCGTGTGGTCGACCCGGCGGCGCATCCGGATGCCGTGGTTCCGGTGCACGAGACCGCCCGATACGGCACCGCACCCTTGCTCGACGCCGTCTCGACCGTGTCCGACGACGGCACGATCGCGCTCTTCGTCACCAACCGATCGCTCACGGAGGCTGCGTCGGTCTCAGTGACCATCGCGGCGGAGGGGGTGCGGATCGTGCGCGCCCAGACCCTCAGCACTCCGCCGGGCGGCGACCGTCACACCATCAACGACGCCGACTCGCAGCCGGTCGGGTTCACCGACCTCGGCGAGGACGCGCGGATCGCCCCCGCTGCGGACTCCGATTCCGGCGTCGGCGCATCCGTTCTCCACCTCACGGTGCCCGCCCTCTCCTGGTCGGCCATCGAACTCTCTTCCGCCCCCGAAACCGAGGACGACCATGTCTGA
- a CDS encoding carbohydrate ABC transporter permease: protein MASVSVTRSRPLRRARRDWRGWGFVGPFMVVFLAVLVAPVIYAIVLSLFRTQLVGGSGFVGLGNYGQLFQDPKFWESLFRVTLFLVIQVPIMLALSLFVALAIDSARLHGSSFFRIAIFLPYAVPGVVAALIWGFIYGNQFGLTGSINDLIGFDLLQPFSSDWILASIGNIVTWEFLGYNMLIFYAALKVIPTDLYEAAELDGAGQFRIISGIKLPALRSSIVIATVFSIIGSFQLFNEPNLLKALAPNVISSYFTPNMYAYNLSFAGQQFNYSATVAIVMGIITAVIAYIVQLRGSRQEVR from the coding sequence ATGGCGTCGGTGAGTGTCACACGATCCCGCCCCCTCCGCCGTGCGCGACGGGACTGGCGCGGCTGGGGTTTCGTAGGCCCCTTCATGGTGGTCTTCCTGGCGGTGCTGGTCGCTCCCGTGATCTATGCGATCGTGCTCAGCCTGTTCCGCACCCAGTTGGTCGGCGGATCGGGATTCGTGGGCCTCGGCAACTACGGTCAGCTCTTCCAAGACCCGAAGTTCTGGGAGTCACTGTTCCGCGTCACGCTCTTCCTGGTCATCCAGGTGCCCATCATGCTGGCCCTCTCGCTCTTCGTGGCCCTCGCCATCGACAGTGCGAGGCTCCACGGATCGAGCTTCTTCCGCATCGCGATCTTCCTGCCCTACGCCGTTCCCGGTGTCGTCGCCGCCCTCATCTGGGGCTTCATCTACGGCAACCAGTTCGGCCTGACAGGCAGCATCAACGACCTGATCGGCTTCGACCTGCTGCAGCCCTTCTCCTCCGACTGGATCCTCGCGTCGATCGGCAACATCGTCACCTGGGAGTTCCTGGGCTACAACATGCTCATCTTCTACGCGGCGCTGAAGGTCATCCCGACCGACCTCTACGAGGCCGCCGAGCTCGACGGTGCGGGCCAGTTCCGCATCATCTCGGGCATCAAGCTGCCGGCCCTCCGCAGCTCGATCGTGATCGCCACCGTGTTCTCGATCATCGGCAGCTTCCAGCTGTTCAACGAACCGAACCTGTTGAAGGCGCTGGCGCCCAACGTCATCTCGAGCTACTTCACTCCGAACATGTATGCCTACAACCTCTCGTTCGCCGGCCAGCAGTTCAACTACTCCGCCACCGTCGCGATCGTGATGGGAATCATCACCGCCGTCATCGCCTACATCGTGCAATTGCGCGGTTCCCGTCAGGAGGTGCGCTGA
- a CDS encoding glycoside hydrolase family 35 protein, which yields MSEFRIGDEHFLLDGEPFRILSGALHYFRVHPDLWRDRIRKARQMGLNTIETYVAWNAHAPREGEFDLTGSLDLGRFLDDVAAEGMHAIVRPGPYICAEWDNGGLPAWLFESGTVGVRRDEPQYLAAVENYLEQLAPVLVPRQIDQGGPIILVQIENEYGAYGSDPVYLQKLVEMNRKIGLTVPFTTVDQPTPQMLEDGSLPGLHKTASFGSRSLERLATLREHQPTGPLMCSEFWDGWFDYWGAHHHTTSVGQSAQDLDDLLAAGGSVNIYMFHGGTNFGFTNGANDKGVYQPIVTSYDYDAPLDEAGNPTEKYHAFREVLAKYGSVSGSAPEVAGPARALDVPLARSVALSSVVDRLGSWSPREELPTMDSLGRYTGFAIYRAEIDIVGAAVLEIDEVRDRAQVFLDGTPIGVFARDHHDRSIALPMDARGVLEILVEDQGRVDYGPRIGEPKGLIGGARINGEPLLRWLVLPLELDPTAGSSVSNETHASAENASGGFADVIAALSAVAPGEASVVSGPAFALGRFDLPPVRAGQSEDLFLDTRSWGKGVVWVNGFCLGRYWSRGPQHTLYVPAPVLRESGNEIVVFELHSAASAASFVPAADLGHTDF from the coding sequence ATGTCTGAATTCCGCATCGGCGACGAGCACTTCCTGCTCGACGGCGAACCGTTCCGCATCCTCTCGGGTGCCCTGCACTACTTCCGCGTGCATCCGGATCTCTGGCGAGACCGCATCCGCAAAGCCCGCCAGATGGGCCTGAACACCATCGAGACCTACGTGGCCTGGAACGCGCACGCACCCCGTGAGGGCGAGTTCGACCTCACCGGCTCGCTCGATCTCGGCCGCTTCCTCGACGACGTCGCGGCCGAGGGGATGCACGCGATCGTGCGCCCCGGCCCCTACATCTGCGCCGAGTGGGACAACGGCGGCCTGCCGGCCTGGCTCTTCGAGTCGGGAACGGTCGGCGTGCGCCGCGACGAGCCGCAGTACCTGGCGGCGGTCGAGAACTACCTCGAGCAGCTCGCGCCCGTGCTCGTTCCGCGGCAGATCGACCAGGGTGGCCCGATCATCCTGGTGCAGATCGAGAACGAGTACGGCGCCTACGGGTCAGACCCGGTCTACCTGCAGAAGCTGGTGGAGATGAACCGGAAGATCGGTCTCACGGTGCCGTTCACCACCGTCGACCAGCCGACGCCGCAGATGCTCGAAGACGGCAGCCTGCCCGGCCTCCACAAGACGGCCTCGTTCGGCTCCCGTTCGCTGGAGCGGCTCGCGACCCTGCGCGAGCACCAGCCCACCGGCCCGCTGATGTGCTCCGAGTTCTGGGACGGCTGGTTCGACTACTGGGGTGCCCACCACCACACCACGTCGGTCGGCCAGTCGGCCCAGGACCTCGACGACCTGCTGGCGGCCGGAGGCTCCGTGAACATCTACATGTTCCACGGCGGCACGAACTTCGGCTTCACCAACGGCGCCAACGACAAGGGCGTCTACCAGCCGATCGTCACCTCCTACGACTACGACGCCCCACTGGATGAGGCGGGCAACCCGACCGAGAAGTACCACGCCTTCCGCGAGGTGCTCGCAAAGTACGGCTCGGTCTCCGGCAGCGCCCCGGAGGTCGCCGGCCCGGCGCGCGCTCTCGACGTGCCGCTCGCGCGCTCGGTGGCGCTCTCATCGGTGGTCGACCGTCTCGGTTCGTGGTCTCCGCGCGAAGAGCTGCCCACGATGGATTCGCTCGGCCGCTACACCGGATTCGCGATCTACCGTGCGGAGATCGACATCGTCGGCGCCGCGGTGCTCGAGATCGACGAGGTGCGTGACCGGGCCCAGGTGTTCCTCGACGGCACGCCGATCGGCGTGTTCGCCCGCGACCACCACGACCGGTCGATCGCGCTTCCGATGGATGCGCGAGGCGTGCTCGAGATCCTGGTCGAAGACCAGGGGCGAGTCGACTACGGGCCCCGTATCGGCGAGCCCAAGGGGCTCATCGGCGGGGCGCGCATCAACGGCGAGCCACTGCTGCGCTGGTTGGTGCTGCCGCTCGAACTCGATCCGACGGCGGGATCGTCGGTGTCGAATGAGACGCACGCATCTGCCGAGAACGCGTCCGGAGGGTTCGCGGATGTCATCGCCGCTCTGTCCGCCGTGGCCCCGGGCGAGGCATCCGTCGTCTCCGGCCCCGCGTTCGCCCTGGGTCGTTTCGATCTCCCGCCGGTGCGGGCGGGCCAGTCGGAAGACCTCTTCCTCGACACCCGTTCCTGGGGCAAGGGCGTGGTGTGGGTGAACGGATTCTGCCTCGGCCGCTACTGGTCGCGCGGGCCGCAGCACACCCTCTACGTGCCCGCCCCCGTGCTGCGGGAGTCGGGCAACGAGATCGTGGTGTTCGAGCTGCACTCGGCGGCATCGGCGGCGAGCTTCGTGCCGGCAGCCGACCTGGGTCACACCGACTTCTAG
- a CDS encoding LacI family DNA-binding transcriptional regulator gives MADVARHAGVSTQTVSRVSNGLSNVEPATRDRVLASMRELGYRPNRAARALRSGQYRTIGVIMFTLSSFGNMRTLESISIAAAQAGYSITLIPVEEPTQEHVTKAFARLSEQAVDGIVIVIEAHFVSQADVELPVGLPVVVIDSSGRDDYPVIDTDQAMGALLATQHLLDLGHSTVWHVAGPGDSYSATRREASWRATLEKAGCSVPPVVRGDWTTASGYEAGVELLKRDDVTAVFAGNDQMALGILRAFHEAGRRVPDEVSVVGFDDMAESDSFWPPLTTIHQRFDVVGQTGIEVLVAEIEGQETPPETFMVETRLVVRESTGPAPARSAE, from the coding sequence ATGGCCGATGTGGCACGCCACGCCGGCGTCTCGACCCAGACAGTGTCTCGGGTGTCGAACGGCCTCTCCAACGTCGAACCGGCCACGCGCGATCGCGTGCTGGCGTCGATGCGGGAGCTCGGCTACCGCCCCAACCGCGCAGCGCGCGCCTTGCGTTCGGGCCAGTACCGCACGATCGGCGTGATCATGTTCACTCTGTCGTCATTCGGCAACATGCGAACGCTCGAATCCATTTCCATCGCGGCCGCGCAAGCCGGATACTCGATCACCCTCATCCCGGTCGAGGAGCCCACCCAGGAGCACGTCACCAAGGCCTTCGCCCGACTCTCCGAGCAAGCGGTCGACGGCATCGTGATCGTGATCGAAGCGCACTTCGTGAGCCAGGCCGACGTCGAACTGCCGGTGGGCCTGCCCGTCGTCGTCATCGACTCGAGCGGGCGCGACGACTACCCCGTGATCGACACCGATCAGGCGATGGGCGCACTGCTCGCCACCCAGCACCTGCTCGACCTCGGGCATTCGACCGTCTGGCACGTGGCCGGCCCCGGCGACTCCTACTCCGCGACACGGCGTGAGGCCTCCTGGCGCGCGACGCTGGAGAAGGCCGGATGCTCCGTGCCCCCCGTGGTGCGCGGGGACTGGACCACCGCGTCCGGCTACGAGGCGGGCGTCGAGTTGCTGAAGCGCGACGACGTGACCGCGGTGTTCGCCGGCAACGACCAGATGGCCCTCGGCATCCTGCGCGCGTTCCACGAAGCCGGGCGGCGGGTGCCCGACGAGGTGAGCGTCGTCGGCTTCGACGACATGGCCGAGTCGGATTCGTTCTGGCCGCCACTGACCACCATCCACCAGCGCTTCGACGTGGTGGGGCAGACCGGCATCGAGGTGCTGGTGGCCGAGATCGAGGGGCAGGAGACGCCGCCGGAGACGTTCATGGTGGAGACGCGACTCGTGGTGCGGGAGAGCACCGGACCGGCGCCGGCGCGCTCGGCGGAGTGA
- a CDS encoding carbohydrate ABC transporter permease: protein MTSTTETPAPPFVPLEATIMNEPPGDGGNGRGRRKRRRGKGGGQDDGGGSGDRGIISISDRRRPSIRRTTRTIHGVLLALLVIAGLGPLLWLLKAAVTPTQDTLRTPMAIFPNGIDWQNLVTAWTTIHIDVQFMNTVIVAAGAWAVQLLVAATGGYALSVLQPRYGRIVYGLVLATLFVPAVVLLVPLYLTILHPPLIGTSLLNTFWAVWLPAGASAFNVVLVKRFFDNLPREIFEAARMDGAGPFRLFWSIVLPMSRPIIGVVSVFAIIAAWKDYLWPMLVLTVPSIQPLSVRLPALQQTIELDVYLAALAISTLIPIALFVVFQRLFLRSAGLGGAIKG from the coding sequence TTGACTTCGACCACCGAGACCCCGGCGCCCCCTTTCGTGCCCCTCGAGGCCACGATCATGAACGAACCGCCCGGCGACGGCGGGAACGGACGCGGCCGGCGGAAGCGCCGGCGCGGCAAGGGCGGCGGCCAGGATGACGGAGGCGGCTCGGGCGATCGCGGCATCATCTCGATCTCCGACCGGCGCCGCCCGTCGATCCGCCGCACCACGCGCACGATCCACGGTGTGCTCCTGGCCCTGCTCGTGATCGCCGGGCTCGGGCCGCTGCTCTGGTTGCTGAAGGCCGCGGTCACGCCGACGCAGGACACACTGCGCACGCCGATGGCCATCTTCCCGAACGGCATCGACTGGCAGAACCTGGTCACGGCGTGGACCACCATCCACATCGACGTGCAGTTCATGAACACGGTGATCGTGGCGGCCGGCGCGTGGGCGGTGCAGCTGCTGGTGGCGGCAACGGGCGGCTATGCATTGAGCGTGCTGCAGCCCCGCTACGGTCGCATCGTCTACGGGCTGGTGCTCGCGACGCTCTTCGTGCCGGCCGTGGTGCTGCTCGTGCCGCTCTACCTCACGATCCTGCATCCGCCGCTCATCGGCACGTCGCTCCTCAACACTTTCTGGGCCGTGTGGCTGCCGGCCGGGGCCTCCGCGTTCAACGTGGTGCTGGTGAAGCGCTTCTTCGACAACCTGCCGCGTGAGATCTTCGAGGCGGCGCGGATGGACGGGGCGGGCCCTTTCCGGCTGTTCTGGTCGATCGTGCTGCCGATGTCGCGGCCGATCATCGGGGTGGTGTCGGTGTTCGCCATCATCGCGGCCTGGAAGGACTACCTCTGGCCGATGCTCGTGCTGACGGTTCCCTCCATCCAGCCGCTCTCGGTGCGGTTGCCGGCGCTGCAGCAGACGATCGAGCTCGACGTGTATCTCGCGGCCCTCGCGATCTCGACCCTCATCCCGATCGCCCTGTTCGTGGTGTTCCAGCGCCTCTTCCTCCGCAGCGCAGGCCTCGGCGGCGCCATCAAGGGCTGA
- a CDS encoding carbohydrate ABC transporter permease translates to MAIFVIYSVVPLVWLIVNATKDQGDLFSTFGLWFGPDFNLFQNIGETLTYRNGIFVQWFGNTLLYVIVGAGGATFLATLAGYGLAKFNFPGRKAVFAVVLGAVAIPGTALAVPTFLMFSQIGITNTPWAVILPSLISPFGLYLVWTFASDAVPTEVLEAARMDGAGEFRTFFTISLRLLAPGIVTVLLFAVVATWNNYFLPLIMLSDPTWYPLTVGLSQWSAQASGVAAQPIYNLVITGALLTIVPIVIAFLFLQRFWQSGLSAGSVKQ, encoded by the coding sequence ATGGCGATCTTCGTGATCTACTCCGTGGTGCCGCTGGTCTGGCTGATCGTCAACGCCACCAAAGACCAGGGTGATCTCTTCTCCACCTTCGGTCTCTGGTTCGGCCCCGACTTCAACCTGTTCCAGAACATCGGCGAGACGCTGACCTACCGCAACGGCATCTTCGTGCAGTGGTTCGGAAACACGCTCCTCTACGTGATCGTCGGCGCCGGCGGGGCGACCTTCCTCGCCACCCTGGCGGGCTACGGCCTCGCGAAGTTCAACTTCCCGGGCCGCAAAGCGGTCTTCGCGGTGGTGCTCGGCGCCGTCGCCATCCCGGGAACCGCGCTCGCGGTGCCGACCTTCCTCATGTTCAGCCAGATCGGCATCACGAACACACCGTGGGCGGTCATCCTGCCCTCGCTGATCAGCCCCTTCGGCCTCTACCTCGTCTGGACCTTCGCCTCAGACGCGGTGCCCACCGAAGTGCTCGAGGCGGCACGGATGGACGGGGCCGGCGAATTCCGCACCTTCTTCACCATCTCGCTGCGATTGCTCGCCCCCGGGATCGTGACGGTGCTGCTGTTCGCCGTGGTCGCCACCTGGAACAACTACTTCCTGCCCTTGATCATGCTCTCCGACCCCACCTGGTATCCGCTCACCGTCGGCCTCAGCCAGTGGAGCGCGCAGGCCTCCGGTGTCGCGGCGCAGCCGATCTACAACCTGGTCATCACCGGCGCGCTCCTCACGATCGTGCCGATCGTGATCGCCTTCCTCTTCCTCCAGCGCTTCTGGCAGTCCGGCCTCAGCGCGGGAAGCGTCAAGCAATGA
- a CDS encoding NADP-dependent oxidoreductase, producing the protein MSAQVQYSEFGGPEVLSFVEVPMPSAPSDGVVVETRAIGVNPIDSMLRSGARSSAPLRSPRVPGADAAGVVVAVGADVDDWVVGDEVVVQNGHSTYATHIVAPASRLVRKPAGVGWDEAAAIGVPASTAYQALRTLGVEVGSVVLIHAGSGAVGQAAIQFARNWGATVIATGGERNQARMGELGAIPVEYGPGLLQNIRAAAPGPIDVVLDAAGTDEALEASFALVSDRSHIGTVVVGARAAELGIQAWSGGNPLPLTPEELRLRAESYAVTLELIELGDFEVEIGARYPLTAAAEAQRASMSGEHRGKIILHPSA; encoded by the coding sequence ATGAGCGCACAGGTCCAGTACAGCGAATTCGGCGGGCCGGAGGTGCTCTCGTTCGTCGAGGTGCCGATGCCCTCTGCGCCCTCGGATGGCGTCGTCGTCGAGACGCGGGCCATCGGGGTCAACCCGATCGATTCGATGCTGCGGTCGGGCGCCCGCTCCAGCGCTCCGTTGAGGTCTCCGCGCGTGCCGGGAGCGGATGCCGCGGGAGTCGTCGTGGCCGTCGGCGCCGACGTCGACGACTGGGTCGTCGGCGACGAGGTGGTGGTGCAGAACGGGCACAGCACCTACGCGACGCACATCGTCGCACCCGCGAGCCGTCTGGTGCGAAAGCCCGCCGGCGTCGGGTGGGACGAGGCGGCGGCCATCGGCGTGCCCGCATCCACCGCTTACCAGGCGTTGCGCACACTCGGCGTCGAGGTGGGCTCGGTGGTGCTCATCCACGCCGGATCGGGCGCGGTCGGGCAGGCCGCCATCCAATTCGCCCGCAACTGGGGCGCGACCGTCATCGCCACCGGCGGTGAGCGCAACCAGGCGCGGATGGGCGAGCTCGGCGCGATCCCGGTGGAGTACGGCCCCGGCCTGTTGCAGAACATCCGCGCCGCCGCTCCCGGCCCGATCGACGTGGTGCTGGATGCGGCCGGCACCGACGAGGCGCTGGAGGCCTCCTTCGCACTGGTCTCGGACCGTTCGCACATCGGCACCGTCGTGGTGGGCGCACGGGCCGCCGAACTGGGCATCCAGGCCTGGTCGGGCGGCAATCCCCTCCCGCTGACGCCCGAGGAGCTGCGGCTGCGCGCCGAATCGTATGCCGTGACCCTCGAGCTGATAGAGCTCGGCGACTTCGAGGTGGAGATCGGCGCCCGCTATCCGCTCACCGCCGCCGCCGAGGCGCAGCGCGCGAGCATGTCGGGCGAGCACCGCGGAAAGATCATCCTCCACCCGTCGGCCTAG